One genomic region from Streptomyces sp. NBC_00457 encodes:
- a CDS encoding family 78 glycoside hydrolase catalytic domain, with translation MSDIPSVEVSRRQVVGTMAVSAVGLAGLPVHAAHADEEGDRHGARVTGLAVDGREDSPLGVDDPAPRLSWRVVGAGAGWTQSAYQIHAARTEKDLDRGRLLWDSGKVRSSAQTDVAWRGPAPASRDRVVWRVRVWSADGDTTPWSRSVSWEAGLLKRSDWGEARWIEYPGRSVDQPLPVFARSFRTGGRVVSARLYLSGVGLHVARLNDKPVTDEVLAPGNSNYQLSTEYRVYDVTRLVRSGDNTLGVELGHGTALVTRSVTYPSAGRTAPYSWWQSQFKGSGTLVAPVAQGATTINVSSVQGYHVGGTVNIDTGDGGERLESRTITAIGSADISFHPGLTSGHDSGAAVTASGNSLASTDPSAGAAVTPRLIARLEITKADGTVQTVVSDGSWRTALGPTTTANWYSGSDYDARREQPAWTAPGADLGAAARRRDGTPMGWTDAGIAPPPNLTTELVWRVAEPLKVADKLHPVGVTQPQPGVWVFDFGQNFAGWPLLRLDGPLPAGATVKLYPAESLNADGTVNQASIMGGGSARGTDVFASYTTYGDQRGESWHPQFHYFGMQWLQVTGLPEGYVPTRDTVTGLQIHADVPEAGSVRTSDDRINRIHRMSRYSIMSNTMSTFTDCPGREKLAYPADYVQPFGSLHRTFGYAAYLRTMQRHLAEGQSRAGDNIGNVALKAPVYDWGYTGRFGDEINWGNGIILVPWLLYETYGDTQTMSRYYPQMQAFLNYIRTRKAGTGADAYIVNAALADWIASENTSGRITGTWGYHQIADRMARMAALIGRDADASEYRNLAANIKDAFNDAFYNVSLGRYTADGEQGIAGATQAAQALALDEGLVPEGERGKVLDALVELVRAHQPFGGGPHFSGGTIGLAPIVRALHDGGRDDVLWEVLQQDTRPGYGYLMTPTTANPGGLTTIPEQWDMGNSKNHMILLQIEEWFHSGLAGIRQPRGKAGYRELVIDPRPVGGLTHVEGSYRTPHGLVSAEWTRKDGRFRLDVEIPPNTTAEVRVPTGGRRAQVASDGAEFRGVRGDRATYAVSSGRYTFTAREIERKTARRGISTAATSASAD, from the coding sequence ATGTCCGATATCCCCAGCGTCGAGGTGAGCCGTAGACAGGTGGTGGGCACCATGGCCGTCTCCGCGGTAGGACTGGCCGGGCTGCCCGTGCATGCGGCCCACGCCGACGAGGAGGGTGACAGACACGGAGCGCGGGTCACCGGGCTCGCTGTCGACGGCCGCGAGGACAGCCCTCTCGGTGTCGACGACCCTGCCCCGCGGCTGAGTTGGCGGGTGGTCGGCGCCGGTGCCGGGTGGACGCAGTCCGCGTACCAGATCCACGCGGCGCGCACGGAGAAGGATCTCGACCGGGGCCGGCTGCTGTGGGACAGCGGCAAGGTCCGCTCCTCGGCCCAGACCGATGTGGCCTGGCGAGGCCCCGCGCCGGCCTCGCGCGACCGGGTGGTGTGGCGGGTGCGGGTCTGGAGCGCCGACGGGGACACGACGCCGTGGAGCCGGTCCGTCTCGTGGGAGGCGGGGCTCCTCAAGCGCTCCGACTGGGGCGAGGCCCGCTGGATCGAGTACCCGGGCCGCAGCGTCGACCAGCCGCTTCCCGTGTTCGCCCGCTCCTTCCGAACGGGCGGAAGGGTCGTCAGCGCGAGGCTGTATCTCTCCGGCGTCGGACTGCATGTGGCCCGGCTCAACGACAAGCCCGTCACCGACGAGGTGCTTGCTCCGGGCAACTCCAACTACCAACTCTCCACCGAGTACCGGGTCTACGACGTCACGCGCCTCGTCCGCTCCGGCGACAACACCCTGGGCGTCGAGCTGGGCCACGGGACGGCACTGGTGACCCGTTCCGTCACGTATCCCAGCGCCGGTCGCACCGCCCCGTACAGCTGGTGGCAGAGCCAGTTCAAGGGGAGCGGCACCCTCGTCGCGCCTGTCGCCCAGGGCGCCACCACCATCAACGTGAGCAGCGTGCAGGGCTACCACGTCGGCGGCACCGTCAACATCGACACCGGCGACGGCGGCGAGCGCCTGGAGTCCCGCACCATCACCGCGATCGGCAGCGCCGATATCAGCTTCCACCCCGGCCTCACCTCGGGACACGACAGCGGGGCAGCCGTCACCGCCTCCGGCAACTCCCTCGCGAGCACCGACCCGAGCGCAGGTGCCGCCGTCACGCCACGCCTGATCGCCCGTCTGGAAATCACCAAGGCCGACGGGACGGTCCAGACCGTCGTCAGTGACGGCTCGTGGCGTACGGCCCTCGGTCCGACCACCACGGCCAACTGGTACTCCGGCTCCGACTACGACGCCCGCCGCGAGCAGCCCGCCTGGACCGCCCCCGGGGCGGACCTCGGCGCGGCGGCGCGGCGGCGCGACGGCACGCCCATGGGCTGGACCGACGCCGGAATCGCCCCCCCACCCAACCTGACCACCGAACTGGTCTGGCGCGTGGCCGAGCCGCTCAAGGTCGCCGACAAGCTCCACCCGGTCGGCGTCACACAGCCCCAACCCGGCGTGTGGGTCTTCGACTTCGGGCAGAACTTCGCCGGCTGGCCGCTGCTCAGGCTCGACGGCCCGCTCCCGGCCGGAGCCACCGTCAAGCTGTACCCCGCCGAGTCGCTCAACGCCGACGGCACGGTCAACCAGGCGTCCATCATGGGTGGCGGCTCCGCCCGCGGCACCGACGTCTTCGCCTCCTACACGACATACGGCGATCAGCGTGGCGAGAGCTGGCACCCGCAGTTCCACTACTTCGGCATGCAGTGGCTCCAGGTGACCGGCCTGCCCGAGGGCTACGTACCGACCCGGGACACGGTCACCGGCCTGCAGATCCATGCGGACGTGCCGGAGGCCGGCTCCGTGCGGACCTCCGACGACCGGATCAACCGCATTCACCGGATGTCCCGTTACTCGATCATGAGCAACACCATGTCCACCTTCACGGACTGTCCCGGACGCGAAAAGCTCGCCTACCCCGCCGACTACGTGCAGCCCTTCGGATCCCTCCACCGCACCTTCGGATACGCGGCCTACCTGCGTACCATGCAGCGGCACTTGGCGGAGGGCCAGTCCAGGGCCGGCGACAACATCGGCAACGTGGCGCTCAAGGCCCCGGTCTACGACTGGGGTTACACCGGCAGGTTCGGCGACGAGATCAACTGGGGCAACGGCATCATCCTCGTGCCCTGGCTGCTGTACGAGACGTACGGCGACACCCAGACGATGAGCCGCTACTACCCGCAGATGCAGGCCTTCCTGAACTACATCAGGACCAGGAAGGCAGGCACCGGCGCGGACGCCTACATCGTCAACGCCGCGCTGGCCGACTGGATCGCCAGCGAGAACACCTCGGGCCGCATCACCGGAACCTGGGGCTACCACCAGATCGCCGACCGCATGGCCCGGATGGCAGCGCTGATCGGGCGCGACGCCGACGCCTCCGAGTACCGCAACCTCGCCGCCAACATCAAAGACGCCTTCAACGACGCCTTCTACAACGTGAGCCTCGGCCGCTACACCGCCGATGGCGAACAGGGCATTGCCGGGGCGACCCAGGCCGCGCAGGCGCTCGCGCTGGACGAGGGACTGGTACCGGAGGGCGAGCGGGGGAAGGTCCTCGACGCGCTGGTCGAACTGGTCCGTGCCCACCAGCCTTTCGGGGGCGGACCGCACTTCAGCGGCGGCACCATAGGCCTCGCGCCGATCGTCCGGGCGCTGCACGACGGCGGCCGCGACGACGTCCTGTGGGAGGTCCTCCAGCAGGACACCCGTCCCGGCTACGGCTACCTCATGACGCCCACGACAGCCAATCCCGGTGGCCTGACGACCATTCCCGAGCAGTGGGACATGGGCAACTCCAAGAACCACATGATCCTGCTCCAGATCGAGGAGTGGTTCCACAGCGGCCTGGCGGGCATCCGCCAGCCGCGTGGCAAGGCCGGCTATCGCGAGCTGGTCATCGACCCTCGTCCGGTCGGCGGACTCACCCATGTCGAGGGCAGCTACCGCACTCCGCACGGGCTGGTGTCCGCGGAGTGGACCCGTAAGGACGGCAGGTTCCGGCTGGACGTCGAGATCCCGCCCAACACCACGGCGGAGGTCCGGGTGCCCACCGGCGGACGCCGTGCCCAAGTGGCCTCAGACGGCGCGGAGTTTCGTGGCGTGCGGGGCGACCGTGCCACCTACGCCGTGTCCTCGGGTCGGTACACGTTCACAGCCCGCGAAATCGAGAGGAAGACGGCAAGACGCGGGATAAGCACGGCCGCAACAAGCGCTTCCGCCGACTGA
- a CDS encoding ABC transporter substrate-binding protein, which produces MKTRTPAVLLAAVTATALLAACSGGTKAGDSGGGGGSKTLTLASVDQGSVEDVVKAFEKANPGVKVRYTTSGADQYQQQIRTQLSSGTAPDVMSVWPGNGNPGATHVLAKPGYLRDLSDQDWAAKMPDAIKTVAQYEGKTYNAVFGQNGIGAVYNEQAMEKAGLTPPDTWTKLLSFCRDAKAKGTPAFALGNQDNWVTQLVLYALVATTVYGDDREFDEKMQAGRATFAQSPWTTALDKYLTMERTGCFQENPLGTNYEASQRLAATGKTLGIVQGNWVIALLKGLNPQGTYTFKALPATDAPSATLIPAAAGAGYGVNAKAKNEDLALKFVNFVMSPEGMNLFVKKQGGLPSLPDTGFAVDPSLTELSTFIQDGRTVPFMDQLWPNAKVQQTMLSGLQEIFSDQSTPDKLLGEMDADYKAGS; this is translated from the coding sequence ATGAAGACACGCACACCAGCGGTCCTGCTGGCCGCGGTGACAGCCACCGCGCTCCTCGCCGCATGCAGCGGCGGCACCAAAGCGGGCGACTCGGGCGGCGGTGGTGGTTCCAAGACCCTGACGCTGGCCTCGGTCGACCAGGGCTCTGTCGAGGACGTGGTCAAGGCGTTCGAGAAGGCCAACCCCGGTGTCAAGGTCCGCTACACCACCAGCGGAGCCGACCAGTACCAGCAGCAGATCCGGACCCAGCTCTCCTCCGGCACGGCACCCGACGTGATGTCGGTCTGGCCGGGCAACGGCAACCCCGGCGCCACCCACGTCCTGGCCAAGCCGGGTTACCTGCGCGACCTCTCGGACCAGGACTGGGCCGCCAAGATGCCCGACGCGATCAAGACCGTCGCCCAGTACGAGGGGAAGACCTACAACGCCGTCTTCGGGCAGAACGGGATCGGCGCGGTCTACAACGAGCAGGCCATGGAGAAGGCCGGACTCACCCCGCCGGACACCTGGACGAAGCTGCTGTCCTTCTGCCGGGACGCGAAAGCCAAGGGAACTCCCGCCTTCGCGCTGGGCAACCAGGACAACTGGGTGACCCAACTCGTCCTGTACGCCCTGGTCGCCACGACCGTGTACGGGGACGACCGGGAATTCGACGAGAAGATGCAGGCCGGGCGGGCGACCTTCGCGCAGTCGCCGTGGACCACTGCCCTGGACAAGTACCTGACGATGGAGCGGACGGGGTGCTTCCAGGAGAATCCGCTGGGCACCAACTACGAAGCCAGCCAGCGGCTCGCCGCCACCGGCAAGACGCTCGGCATCGTCCAGGGCAACTGGGTGATCGCGCTGCTGAAGGGGCTGAACCCGCAGGGCACGTACACCTTCAAGGCGCTGCCGGCCACTGACGCCCCGTCCGCGACGCTCATCCCGGCCGCCGCGGGTGCCGGTTACGGAGTGAACGCCAAGGCCAAGAACGAGGATCTCGCCCTGAAGTTCGTGAACTTCGTGATGTCGCCCGAGGGTATGAACCTGTTCGTCAAGAAGCAGGGGGGTCTGCCCTCGCTCCCCGACACGGGGTTCGCGGTCGACCCGTCCCTGACCGAACTCTCCACGTTCATCCAGGACGGTCGCACGGTCCCGTTCATGGACCAGTTGTGGCCCAACGCCAAGGTCCAGCAGACCATGCTCAGCGGGCTCCAGGAGATCTTCAGCGACCAGTCCACGCCCGACAAGCTCCTCGGCGAAATGGACGCCGACTACAAAGCCGGAAGCTGA
- a CDS encoding carbohydrate ABC transporter permease: protein MNRYRPRTLALELAMIAAALFVGFPVYVLVNLAVRPTSDTSSPIEPTSSPTLDNFSQAWQQGALGGALANSVLVTVCSVVIVLAVSSLAAYPLARVTARWSRGTYLLVLLGLVLPFQLASLPLYQTMRDMGLLGTPWALVLFYSGLQVPFTVFLYVGFLRALPRDFEDAALIDGCTPLQGFRHVVLPMLKPVTVTALVLNTVAVWNDFFTPLLYLSGSAQQTLPVAIAGFVGQYVTDWNLIFAALVISILPVLIVYFLLQRSIINGFAGGLRG from the coding sequence ATGAACCGCTACCGTCCCCGCACGCTCGCCCTCGAACTGGCGATGATCGCCGCCGCGCTCTTCGTGGGCTTCCCCGTGTACGTCCTCGTCAACCTCGCGGTTCGACCGACGTCGGACACCTCCTCGCCCATCGAACCGACCTCCTCCCCGACCCTGGACAACTTCTCGCAGGCCTGGCAACAGGGCGCGCTCGGCGGCGCGTTGGCCAACAGCGTGCTGGTGACGGTGTGCAGCGTCGTCATCGTGCTGGCCGTCTCCTCGCTCGCCGCCTATCCGCTGGCCCGCGTCACGGCACGCTGGTCACGCGGCACCTACCTGCTGGTCCTCCTGGGCCTGGTCCTGCCCTTCCAACTCGCCTCGCTGCCGCTCTACCAGACCATGCGCGACATGGGGCTGCTCGGCACCCCTTGGGCACTGGTCCTCTTCTACTCCGGTCTACAAGTGCCCTTCACCGTCTTCCTCTACGTCGGTTTCCTGCGCGCCCTGCCCCGCGACTTCGAGGACGCCGCCCTGATCGACGGCTGCACACCCTTGCAGGGCTTTCGGCACGTCGTGCTGCCGATGCTCAAGCCGGTCACCGTGACGGCTCTGGTGCTCAACACCGTCGCGGTCTGGAACGACTTCTTCACCCCGCTGCTGTACCTCAGCGGCAGCGCCCAGCAGACCCTGCCGGTCGCGATCGCCGGCTTCGTCGGCCAGTACGTCACCGACTGGAACCTCATCTTCGCCGCCCTGGTGATCAGCATCCTGCCCGTACTGATCGTCTACTTCCTGCTGCAGCGCAGCATCATCAACGGCTTCGCGGGAGGGCTGCGGGGATGA
- a CDS encoding carbohydrate ABC transporter permease, translating to MTLAPHEQLTDHDRTSRTTPVAKAHRPRNNPPWWFALPALLLFAFVVLVPSVRGVYYAFTDWDGLDPDFSFVGLDNFADMFGDADAKQAIWHTLLIAVSITVIQNALGLALALGVNAAIKSRNVLRVFLFAPAVITPIVTAYLWRNLLGPDGAVNSLLGAVGLGGWRQDWLGSPSLALWSVVAVIVWQFAGYSMVIFLAGLQSVPKEIHEAAEIDGAGPVRRFWSVTRPLLAPAFTVNLMLSIIGGLKLFDQVYALTGGGPGHATDTISTLIFKDAFTLGEFGYSIALAVVLTIIVAVVSSGQYLLLSRNERAVS from the coding sequence GTGACCCTGGCCCCGCACGAGCAACTGACGGACCACGACCGCACTTCTCGCACGACGCCGGTGGCCAAGGCGCACCGTCCCCGCAACAACCCGCCCTGGTGGTTCGCGCTGCCCGCCCTGCTGCTGTTCGCCTTCGTCGTCCTGGTGCCGAGCGTGCGCGGTGTGTACTACGCCTTCACCGACTGGGACGGCCTCGACCCCGACTTCTCCTTCGTCGGGCTGGACAACTTCGCCGACATGTTCGGCGACGCCGACGCCAAGCAGGCCATCTGGCACACCCTGCTGATCGCCGTGTCGATCACGGTCATCCAGAACGCGCTGGGTCTGGCGCTGGCTCTCGGGGTCAACGCGGCCATCAAGTCCCGCAACGTGCTGCGGGTGTTCCTGTTCGCCCCGGCCGTGATCACGCCGATCGTCACCGCCTACCTGTGGCGGAACCTGCTCGGCCCGGACGGGGCGGTCAACAGCCTGCTGGGCGCGGTGGGACTGGGCGGCTGGCGACAGGACTGGCTGGGCAGTCCGAGCCTTGCGCTGTGGTCCGTGGTCGCGGTGATCGTGTGGCAGTTCGCGGGCTACTCCATGGTCATCTTCCTGGCAGGGCTGCAGTCGGTGCCGAAGGAGATCCATGAGGCCGCGGAGATTGACGGAGCCGGTCCCGTACGGCGCTTCTGGTCGGTGACCCGGCCGCTGCTGGCTCCCGCGTTCACCGTCAACCTGATGCTGTCGATCATCGGTGGGCTCAAACTGTTCGACCAGGTCTACGCGCTGACGGGCGGCGGGCCCGGGCACGCCACCGACACCATCTCGACGTTGATCTTCAAAGACGCCTTCACCCTGGGCGAGTTCGGCTACAGCATCGCCCTCGCCGTGGTGCTGACGATCATCGTCGCGGTCGTGTCCAGCGGTCAGTACCTGCTGCTGTCCCGCAACGAGAGGGCCGTGTCATGA
- a CDS encoding LacI family DNA-binding transcriptional regulator: MEPPAARRRVTIVDVARHAQVSTTAVSKVLRNAYGASPEMRAKVRRAIDELGYRPFAAARGLRGQTYTIGVMLPDIRNPFFPEILDGITGWLADTDYQVFLGPGGCNDEKAEARVTEAMIDRGMDGLILIAPISPRAHLERVASAVPTVVVGRHGHSPVYDAVTDDDVAGAFLVVRHLAGLGHRRIAHIEHHETDPTRIAEMPNAQRADGYRQAMRSLGLADEIDIVSTSYTQQGGYEGAKELLARPLRPTAVFAGADIVAMGVLEAFTEAGLSVPGDISVAGYDNTTFASFGPISLTSVDQAGTEIGANAARLLLERIADRQKAPTQVKLSPTLVPRRTSAPPSA, from the coding sequence ATGGAGCCGCCAGCAGCGCGGCGCCGCGTCACGATCGTCGACGTCGCGCGTCACGCCCAGGTGTCCACGACCGCTGTGTCCAAGGTGCTGCGCAACGCCTACGGCGCCAGCCCCGAGATGCGCGCGAAGGTGCGCCGGGCGATCGACGAGCTGGGCTACCGGCCGTTCGCGGCCGCTCGGGGGCTGCGCGGGCAGACGTACACCATCGGTGTGATGCTGCCCGACATCCGCAATCCCTTCTTCCCCGAGATCCTCGACGGAATCACCGGTTGGCTCGCGGACACCGACTACCAGGTGTTCCTGGGGCCTGGCGGCTGCAATGACGAGAAGGCGGAGGCACGCGTCACGGAAGCCATGATCGACCGCGGGATGGACGGGCTCATCCTGATCGCGCCCATCTCACCGCGCGCCCATCTCGAACGCGTCGCCTCCGCCGTCCCGACCGTGGTCGTCGGCCGGCACGGGCACTCCCCGGTGTACGACGCCGTCACGGACGACGACGTGGCAGGCGCGTTCCTCGTCGTCCGTCACCTCGCCGGCCTCGGGCACCGCCGGATCGCCCATATCGAGCACCACGAAACCGACCCGACGCGCATCGCGGAGATGCCCAACGCCCAGCGCGCGGACGGCTATCGGCAGGCCATGCGGTCCCTCGGCCTCGCGGACGAGATCGACATCGTCTCCACCAGCTACACCCAGCAGGGCGGGTACGAGGGTGCGAAGGAACTCCTCGCGCGGCCGCTGAGGCCCACGGCGGTCTTCGCCGGTGCGGACATCGTTGCCATGGGCGTGCTGGAGGCGTTCACCGAAGCCGGGCTGTCCGTTCCCGGGGACATCTCGGTGGCCGGCTACGACAACACGACCTTCGCCTCCTTCGGCCCGATCTCGCTCACGAGCGTCGACCAGGCGGGCACCGAGATCGGCGCGAACGCCGCCCGCCTCCTCCTCGAGCGGATCGCCGACCGCCAGAAGGCACCGACACAGGTCAAGCTCTCCCCCACTCTGGTGCCGCGCCGGACCTCCGCTCCTCCTTCGGCGTAG
- a CDS encoding family 43 glycosylhydrolase, with the protein MHVHNDPGPRPGFGARRGRPALAAALVAFLTVLGLVTASPAQALSGDLRMHDPSVIKVGSCHYGFSTGFENDSLNPSGAITIRKTCNATAASGWTKVGNVWESTPSWITDKLGSTPPNIWAPDIKYFNGKYHLYYAGSLWGTNYAVMGLATATNIEGPWTDQGMVTDVNYPIDANVDWGPDGRLYISWGSWTGSGTYMHVLDQSTGKLSTTDHNLWRIAVNIENPTIILNGGYYYLFGSKGTCCSGTNSTYYTVVGRSTSITGPYLDQNGTDMAANGGTTVLTGAYPKVAAGGADAFDDGASKFLAYHYYDGNNSGQETLDIRKVTFANGWPVVAGPLGAPNNHLLNRNSAKCADVWSLSTADGAAVNSGNCNAGANQQWEPKAVGSNYRLVNVNSGKCLQISGASKADGAVAVQSTCTGGSHQLWKRTAVIGGYVTFTNVRSGKCLQVAGASTANGAAVDQSTCTAGANQQWMAV; encoded by the coding sequence ATGCACGTCCACAACGACCCGGGGCCACGTCCGGGGTTCGGCGCAAGACGCGGCCGGCCCGCACTCGCAGCGGCCCTGGTCGCTTTCCTGACCGTTCTCGGCCTGGTCACCGCATCTCCCGCCCAGGCGCTCAGCGGTGACCTCCGCATGCACGACCCGAGCGTCATCAAGGTGGGCAGCTGCCACTACGGCTTCTCCACCGGGTTCGAGAACGACTCGCTCAACCCCAGCGGAGCCATCACCATCCGCAAGACGTGCAACGCCACCGCGGCGTCCGGATGGACAAAGGTGGGCAACGTCTGGGAGTCGACCCCGTCCTGGATCACCGACAAGCTCGGCTCGACCCCGCCGAACATCTGGGCCCCGGACATCAAGTACTTCAACGGCAAGTACCACCTGTACTACGCCGGTTCCCTCTGGGGTACCAACTACGCCGTGATGGGCCTTGCCACCGCCACCAACATCGAGGGTCCCTGGACCGACCAGGGCATGGTCACCGACGTCAACTACCCGATCGACGCCAACGTCGACTGGGGACCGGACGGGCGGCTGTACATCTCCTGGGGCTCCTGGACCGGCTCCGGCACCTACATGCACGTCCTGGACCAGTCCACCGGCAAGCTGTCCACCACCGACCACAACCTCTGGCGCATCGCCGTCAACATCGAGAACCCGACGATCATCCTCAACGGCGGTTACTACTACCTCTTCGGCTCCAAGGGCACCTGCTGCAGCGGGACCAACAGCACGTACTACACCGTGGTCGGCCGGTCCACCAGCATCACGGGACCGTACCTCGACCAGAACGGTACGGACATGGCCGCCAACGGCGGCACCACCGTCCTGACTGGCGCCTACCCCAAGGTGGCCGCCGGCGGAGCCGACGCCTTCGACGACGGCGCGTCCAAGTTCCTCGCCTACCACTACTACGACGGCAACAACTCCGGACAGGAGACCCTCGACATCCGAAAGGTGACCTTCGCGAACGGCTGGCCGGTCGTCGCCGGCCCGCTGGGGGCCCCGAACAACCACCTGCTGAACCGGAACAGCGCCAAGTGCGCGGACGTCTGGAGCCTGAGCACGGCGGACGGGGCGGCGGTCAACTCAGGGAACTGCAACGCCGGAGCCAACCAGCAGTGGGAGCCCAAGGCCGTCGGCTCCAACTACAGGCTGGTCAACGTCAACAGCGGCAAATGTCTGCAGATTTCCGGCGCGTCCAAGGCCGACGGAGCGGTGGCAGTCCAGTCGACGTGCACCGGGGGATCGCACCAGCTGTGGAAGAGGACAGCGGTCATCGGCGGCTACGTCACCTTCACCAACGTGCGCAGCGGCAAGTGCCTCCAGGTCGCCGGGGCGTCGACCGCCAACGGCGCGGCAGTGGACCAGTCGACCTGCACCGCCGGCGCGAACCAGCAGTGGATGGCGGTCTGA
- a CDS encoding carbohydrate ABC transporter permease: MKNPARTWLAVLSVAVSIVVFVVPFALIVLTAVKDPQQAAQLDFSWPRNFQLVDNLVQVVQARDYILTIAFINSVILTVASVAVMVVLGAMVAFVLQRRVTRWTGLINFLVLSGLIIPPAVVPTIWVLQKAGLFGTLPGLILVEIAFGLSFSILLFRAFIATIPRELDEAAIIDGASPLRLFFRVIFPVLRSVIVTVIVVQSVAVFNDFTNPLYFLPGEQNATVQLTLFNFQSQYSTSYNLLFMDILLITVPPLIMFLFFNRQIVAGMTAGAVKG, translated from the coding sequence ATGAAGAACCCCGCCCGTACCTGGCTCGCCGTCCTGTCGGTCGCCGTCAGCATCGTCGTCTTCGTCGTCCCGTTCGCGCTCATCGTGCTCACGGCCGTGAAGGATCCCCAGCAGGCCGCGCAGCTCGACTTCTCCTGGCCGCGCAACTTCCAACTGGTGGACAACCTCGTCCAGGTGGTGCAGGCCCGGGACTACATCCTCACCATCGCCTTCATCAACAGCGTGATCCTGACCGTCGCGAGTGTGGCGGTGATGGTCGTCCTCGGGGCGATGGTCGCCTTCGTGCTGCAGCGCCGGGTCACCCGGTGGACGGGCCTGATCAATTTCCTGGTCCTGTCCGGGCTGATCATCCCGCCGGCGGTCGTCCCGACGATCTGGGTCCTGCAGAAGGCCGGCCTGTTCGGCACCCTCCCCGGGCTGATCCTGGTGGAGATCGCGTTCGGCCTGTCCTTCTCCATCCTGCTGTTCCGCGCCTTCATCGCCACCATCCCGCGCGAACTCGACGAGGCCGCCATCATCGACGGGGCGTCGCCGCTGCGGCTGTTCTTCCGGGTCATCTTCCCGGTGCTGCGGTCGGTGATCGTGACGGTGATCGTCGTGCAGTCGGTGGCGGTCTTCAACGACTTCACCAACCCGCTGTACTTCCTGCCCGGCGAGCAGAACGCCACCGTTCAGCTGACGCTGTTCAACTTCCAGAGCCAGTACAGCACCAGCTACAACCTGCTTTTCATGGACATCCTGCTCATCACGGTTCCGCCGCTGATCATGTTCCTGTTCTTCAACCGGCAGATCGTGGCGGGCATGACCGCCGGAGCGGTCAAGGGCTAG
- a CDS encoding carbohydrate ABC transporter permease: MTTVAPTRPPTAKQPTAATRARRSAKMRSAYPTWFYLPAAVIYGTLFLIPTFASFYFSLTRWTISKSTFIGLDNYTEFFQETALVKGLVNTFLYAVVTSGLKVVLGLLLGILLTSQIRARGYLRSVVFFPVLVSTVGVGITFTAFMDPSTGAINKALSAVGIDGPGWLTNPSLALFSVAFVDVWKGVGLATVIYIAGIVSIPQDYYEAAKIDGAGPWQLFRNVILPLSWPATSTVIILSLIGGLRSFDLIWAMTRGGPGFSSDVVASVIYKQYQAGFYGLSTAGNVILFLVVTAIIVPLSRFLARKEVER; encoded by the coding sequence ATGACCACAGTTGCACCGACCAGGCCACCGACGGCCAAACAGCCGACAGCGGCGACCAGGGCCCGCCGGTCAGCCAAGATGCGCAGCGCCTATCCCACCTGGTTCTACCTGCCCGCCGCGGTGATCTACGGGACGCTGTTCCTGATCCCTACCTTCGCGTCGTTCTACTTCAGCCTGACCAGGTGGACCATCTCCAAGTCGACCTTCATCGGGCTGGACAACTACACCGAGTTCTTCCAGGAGACCGCCCTCGTCAAGGGCCTCGTCAACACCTTCCTCTACGCGGTCGTCACCTCGGGCCTCAAAGTGGTCCTCGGCCTCCTCCTGGGAATCCTGCTGACCAGCCAGATCCGCGCCCGCGGCTATCTGCGGTCGGTGGTGTTCTTCCCGGTGCTGGTCAGCACCGTGGGCGTCGGCATCACCTTCACCGCGTTCATGGATCCCTCCACCGGCGCGATCAACAAGGCTCTTTCGGCGGTCGGTATCGACGGTCCGGGATGGCTGACGAACCCGTCGCTGGCACTGTTCTCGGTGGCCTTCGTCGACGTCTGGAAAGGCGTCGGCCTGGCCACCGTCATCTACATCGCAGGCATCGTGTCCATCCCGCAGGACTACTACGAGGCGGCGAAGATCGACGGGGCGGGTCCGTGGCAGCTGTTCCGCAACGTCATCCTGCCCTTGAGCTGGCCGGCGACCTCGACCGTCATCATCCTGTCGCTCATCGGCGGCCTGCGGTCCTTCGACCTCATCTGGGCCATGACGCGCGGCGGTCCGGGCTTCAGCTCCGACGTGGTCGCCTCCGTCATCTACAAGCAGTACCAGGCGGGCTTCTACGGCCTGTCGACCGCCGGAAACGTCATCCTCTTCCTGGTCGTGACGGCGATCATCGTCCCGTTGTCCCGCTTCCTGGCCCGCAAGGAGGTGGAGCGATGA